AACTTCGTTTATTCTGAGCTGTTCAGTTCATACGAATCGGGACGTCGTACAACCGGGATTCATTATAGAACGGGCAAGCGTTCCTGTGGTTACAGCTGCTGCTTCCTGGTGAAAAAATCCAGTTGGTTTCGTTTTATCCTGCTGAATTCTGAAGTGCTCCCACTGTGATTGCCTGACCGGATTTGCTGCATTGCCGGTCAGGCCTTCATCCGGACCTCTTTGCATCTGTGTCATTTTCAGGCGGAGATTCTGCCCAGGGGACAATTCGGAGGGCGATCATGGTTTGCGAATGGGTACTTCAAATACTGCTGTACTGCAGACCCCTGATTTCTTTCAGATCGGATCTTTTCTGCTGTTTGATATTCGACACGTGGTCGGTATGAATACCAATCATCCGTCCGGGGGACGCGGTGATACGTCACATTTATTCGGGCCCGTTACCTTGGCTGTCCCGTTTGTGGACTCTTTCACTTTTAGAACATTCTGTTCATCCTGAGGTATTTCGCATCCAAATCTCACCTCTATCGAATTCTAAGACGCCGTTTTGCTGCCGAGGTGACTCTAAAACGATGCACCATTGTCCTGCTTCCTTGACTGGCTGGAACGCTTGAGTTGTCATAGACATCCCTTGTCTTCCTTTGTTGACCTCGCTGTGGACTTGTAAACAATCCTGCGTATTCCTGATAGAATTTCTTGCGTTCAATGTATTAAACCGCAGTTCATGACCAGCGATCCTCACACTATGTCTCAACATAATCTCATGCGATGTTTCCTGCTCTCACTGATTTGTGTGCTAACAACCAGCCTCGTTCGAGCTGACGAAGTCAAAGTCCATTTCGATCGGGATATCCGCCCGATTCTCTCGGACAACTGTTATACGTGCCACGGGCCGGATGAGCAGGCCCGTGAAAGCGAGTTGAGGTTGGACATTCGTGATGAAGCGATGGTTGAAATTGATGGTCACTTTGCTCTGGTCCCGGGTAAGCCAGAGGAAAGTGAGCTGGTTCGACGGATACTTTCCGACGATCAGGACGAAATCATGCCTCCTGCCACTCATCGCAAAAAACTGACTCACCAACAAAAGCAACTGCTGGTGACGTGGGTCCGGCAGGGAGCCGTCTGGTCTGATCAATGGGCCTGGTCTTCCCCACAGCGATCGATCCCACCCGTCGTCAAGTCTGGTGATCACGTTCACAACTGGATTGACCAGTTCATTCAGGCCCGCCTCGAGAATGAAGGGATTGAACCGTCTCCCCGGTCGGATCCACGAATCCTGATTCGGCGGCTTTCATTCGATTTACTCGGCCTGCCTCCGACAGCTGACCAGGTGGAAGCATTTGTGGATTCCGGCGACCGGAATTCATGGTCAACGTTGGTCGATGAACTGCTGCGGTCACCTCGGTTTGGCGAACGGATGGCGGTTCACTGGCTGGATTTGGTCCGCTATGCGGACAGCGTTGGCTACCACGGCGACCAGGATGTCAGTATCTCACCGTACCGTGATTATGTCATTGATGCTTTTAATTCGAATCTGCCGTTTGATCAGTTCACCCGGGAACAAATCGGAGGAGACTTGCTGCCGAACCCGACACAGGATCAGCTGGTGGCGTCCGGGTACAACAAACTCGGAATGATGTCGGCAGAAGGTGGCGTACAGCCAAAGGAATATCTGGCTAAGTATGCTGCCGATCGTGTACGTACCGCCGGTTCGGTATGGCTGGGATCAACGATTGGCTGCGCTGAATGTCACGATCATAAATTCGATCCATTCACGACCAAAGATTTTTATCGATTTGCTGCATTCTTTGCGGACATCAAGGAAAAGGGACTGGCTCAGACCGGAAACTGGGGACCGTCGATCAAAGTTCCGGACGATGAACTGCCGACTCTTCTCGGACCAGTTCATGAACAGATTGAAACACTCAACCGGGTTCTTGCAGATCACACAGCTGAACTCACAGATGCTCAGCGTGACTGGGAGGAGTCTTTGCTGAAAACCCGAACGAACTGGCAACAGGTGGAGGTCGTTTCTGCTGCTGCGATGCACGGGAGTAAGCTCACAATTCAGGACGACGGATCAATTGTCTCATCGGGGCCTGTCGGCAGCGGCAATACTTATTCGGTCGTGGTGAAAACATCACTGGAAGAAATCACCGGAGTTCGTCTCGAAGTCCTTCCACATGAGTCATTGCCCCATTCGGGACCTGGTCGGTCCCAAGACGGTAACTTTGTATTAAGTGAACTTCGTGTCCGGACTGACGAGGCACCGGTTGCCCTTCAAAACGCACAGGCTGATTTTGAACAAACCACCGATGCCGATCAGAATCCTTATAAAGTGTGGAATGCAGCCAGTGTGATTGACGGGGACGAAAAAGGCAGTAACTGGGGCTGGGCTGTTGCGCCTCAGTTCGGGCGTGCTCACAATCTGATTGTGGAAACGAAGGAGCCGTTTTCGGCTCCGGAATTCACGTTTGGACTCGAACAGAATCACGATGCGGCGTCTGACTTCAATATCGGACGTTTCCGTCTGTGGGTGACGACGGCACGGCAGCCACTGCAGGTCGATCCCATTATGAAACAGCCTTTAGACATTCGCGACATTCTGCTGATTGCGGTGGAGTCACGGACTTCCGAACAACACACACGCCTGGCCGCCCATTTTCGATCCATTGCGCCACAGCTCGATTCGGCCCGCGAGCAGCTGGCGAAGCTGATGGATCAGCAACGGGAACTGACGCAGAAACACACTCGCACAACTCTGATTTCTGTGGCCGTCGAACCCCGGGAGATGAGAGTTCTCGGCCGGGGTGACTGGATGGATATGAGCGGCGAGGTTGTACAACCGGGGGTGCCAGGCTTCCTGCCTCAGATCGATTCGGTCGGTCGATCGACCCGGCTAGATCTGGCGAACTGGCTGGTCTCCGAACGTAACCCACTCACCGCACGTGTCTTCGTGAATCGATTGTGGAAGATGTTTTACGGAACCGGAATCTCTCGAGTCCTGGATGATGTGGGATCACAGGGTGAAGCTCCCGTGTATCCGAAACTGCTGGACACGCTGGCTGTCGAATTCATGGAAAGTGGCTGGGATATCAAACACATGATTCGGTTGATGGTCACATCAGCAGCGTATCAGCAGTCATCGCTGATGAGGGATGATCTTCGGGATTTTGATCCCAACAACCGACTGCTGGCCCGTCAGTCGCGTTACCGCCTGGATGCCGAGTTCGTGCGTGACAACGCGCTGAGTGTCAGTGGCCTGCTGGTGCACAGGCTTGGAGGACGCAGTGCCAAGCCTTATCAGCCGGTGGGCCTGTATCGTCATTTGAATTTTCCGGCACGCAAATACCAGTCGGACAGCGGTACGAATCAGTACCGGCGTGGTCTGTACACGCACTGGCAGCGACAGTTCCTGCATCCGGCCATGAAATCATTTGATGCTCCTCCGCGGGAAGAATGTACGGCCGAACGTCCTCAATCCAATACCCCGCTTGCCGCGCTGGTGTTGCTGAACGATCCGTCTTATGTGGAGGCTGCCCGAGTCTTCGCGGAGCGAGCGATTCGTCAGGGTGGTCCAGCCGACACAGGGCGTCTTGACTGGATCATGCGGGGGGCGCTGTCCCGGTCTGTCCGGCAGGACGAAGTTGTGGTTCTGCAGTCTCTACTGGAGTCACAGCGTCAGCACTACACAAACCAGTCTGAGGCGGCCAAACAGTCTGTGTCTGTTGGGTTGTATCGCGTTCCGGATGATATCGATGAGGCAGAGCTTGCGGCGTGGACAGCCGTGACACGTGCTGTCTTTAATATGCACGAGTTTATTACACGAAACTGAACTCAGGCGGACGACTGCTGTCGCTCCTTGATGGTCTTAATCATGAATCCGATCCAAGCAATCCGAACAGATGCCTGTCGCCGTACGTTTCTGCAACGGGGGGCCGCCGGTGTTGGCGCTGCGGCGCTTCACTCGATCATGAATCGAACAGAGGCAGTCGACCGATCTGATGTTTCTGTGCCGCGGTGGGATGGAGTCGTGCAGCCTCTGCACCGCACACAGCGAATTCGTCGGGTGATCCATTTGTGTATGGCAGGGGGGCCTTCGCATCTGGAAACGCTGGACCACAAGCCGAAGCTTGCGGAAATGGATGGCCGGCCAATGCCTGAATCCTTCACCAAAGGACGTCAGATTGCGCAACTCCAGGGACGAGAACTCAAATGTCTGGCGCCCCAGCATCCGTTCCGACCTCATGGCGAATCCGGACAGCTGTTGAGCGATGTGTTTCCACATATCAGCACACTGGCTGACGACATCTGCATCGTTAATTCGCTGCAGACCGAACAGATTAATCATGATCCGGCGCACACCGTGATGAACACCGGCACAAGTATTCCCGGGCGGCCCTCGATGGGTTCCTGGGTGCTTTATGGCCTGGGCAGTGAGTGCGATGACATGCCGGGATATGTCGTGCTCACATCGGTTGGCGGTGGCCAGTCGCAACCCATTGCTGCTCGACAGTGGCACAGTGGATTTCTACCCAGCAGGTTTCAGGGGGTCGAATTTCGGTCACAGGGAGATCCGGTTCTCTACGTAAACAGTCCCCAGGGTG
The Fuerstiella sp. genome window above contains:
- a CDS encoding PSD1 and planctomycete cytochrome C domain-containing protein — translated: MSQHNLMRCFLLSLICVLTTSLVRADEVKVHFDRDIRPILSDNCYTCHGPDEQARESELRLDIRDEAMVEIDGHFALVPGKPEESELVRRILSDDQDEIMPPATHRKKLTHQQKQLLVTWVRQGAVWSDQWAWSSPQRSIPPVVKSGDHVHNWIDQFIQARLENEGIEPSPRSDPRILIRRLSFDLLGLPPTADQVEAFVDSGDRNSWSTLVDELLRSPRFGERMAVHWLDLVRYADSVGYHGDQDVSISPYRDYVIDAFNSNLPFDQFTREQIGGDLLPNPTQDQLVASGYNKLGMMSAEGGVQPKEYLAKYAADRVRTAGSVWLGSTIGCAECHDHKFDPFTTKDFYRFAAFFADIKEKGLAQTGNWGPSIKVPDDELPTLLGPVHEQIETLNRVLADHTAELTDAQRDWEESLLKTRTNWQQVEVVSAAAMHGSKLTIQDDGSIVSSGPVGSGNTYSVVVKTSLEEITGVRLEVLPHESLPHSGPGRSQDGNFVLSELRVRTDEAPVALQNAQADFEQTTDADQNPYKVWNAASVIDGDEKGSNWGWAVAPQFGRAHNLIVETKEPFSAPEFTFGLEQNHDAASDFNIGRFRLWVTTARQPLQVDPIMKQPLDIRDILLIAVESRTSEQHTRLAAHFRSIAPQLDSAREQLAKLMDQQRELTQKHTRTTLISVAVEPREMRVLGRGDWMDMSGEVVQPGVPGFLPQIDSVGRSTRLDLANWLVSERNPLTARVFVNRLWKMFYGTGISRVLDDVGSQGEAPVYPKLLDTLAVEFMESGWDIKHMIRLMVTSAAYQQSSLMRDDLRDFDPNNRLLARQSRYRLDAEFVRDNALSVSGLLVHRLGGRSAKPYQPVGLYRHLNFPARKYQSDSGTNQYRRGLYTHWQRQFLHPAMKSFDAPPREECTAERPQSNTPLAALVLLNDPSYVEAARVFAERAIRQGGPADTGRLDWIMRGALSRSVRQDEVVVLQSLLESQRQHYTNQSEAAKQSVSVGLYRVPDDIDEAELAAWTAVTRAVFNMHEFITRN
- a CDS encoding DUF1501 domain-containing protein; the encoded protein is MNPIQAIRTDACRRTFLQRGAAGVGAAALHSIMNRTEAVDRSDVSVPRWDGVVQPLHRTQRIRRVIHLCMAGGPSHLETLDHKPKLAEMDGRPMPESFTKGRQIAQLQGRELKCLAPQHPFRPHGESGQLLSDVFPHISTLADDICIVNSLQTEQINHDPAHTVMNTGTSIPGRPSMGSWVLYGLGSECDDMPGYVVLTSVGGGQSQPIAARQWHSGFLPSRFQGVEFRSQGDPVLYVNSPQGVGLANQREVISAVQQLNRIGNESFHDPEIATRISQYELAFRMQSSVPELMNVSGEPDHILKMYGTEGGDGSFASNCLLARRLAERGVRFIQLYHRGWDHHGGVKDGARRTASLVDQGTTALIQDLKQRGMLDDTLIIWGGEFGRTPMAQGSGRDHHIMGFSMFLAGGGVKGGLTWGATDELGYEAVENKVHVNDLHATLLHLLGIDHERLTHRFQGRDFRLTDVSGHVLHDILT